The Castanea sativa cultivar Marrone di Chiusa Pesio chromosome 11, ASM4071231v1 genome contains a region encoding:
- the LOC142615582 gene encoding uncharacterized protein LOC142615582: protein MGFFFFFSFFIVPLTLTLTVISTVNSCPPSDRAALLAFKAALTEPYLGIFNTWTGNDCCSSKWYGVNCDPTTNRVADINLRGESEDPIFVKSGRTGYMTGSISPEICKLDRLTNLIVADWKGISGEIPKCLTSLSSLRILDLIGNKLTGEIPADIGNLKKVTVLNIADNAISGQIPASIVGMSSLMHLDLRNNKISGEIPADFGKLGMLSRALLSRNQITGSIPTSISQMYRLADFDLSENRISGQIPEQLGKMPVLSTLNLDCNSVSGQIPAGLLSNTRMGILNLSRNGLDGKIPDVFGSNSYFMALDLSYNSLKGPIPGSLSSAKYIGHLDLSHNHLCGSIPAGSPFDHLEAVSFMNNDCLCGNPLKTC from the coding sequence atgggtttcttcttcttcttctccttcttcataGTACCACTCACTCTAACTCTCACCGTTATCTCCACCGTTAACTCCTGCCCGCCGTCAGACCGGGCAGCTCTGCTAGCCTTCAAAGCCGCCCTGACCGAGCCTTACTTGGGCATCTTCAACACCTGGACTGGCAACGACTGTTGCTCTTCCAAATGGTACGGCGTTAACTGTGACCCAACAACAAACCGAGTCGCCGATATAAACCTCCGCGGCGAATCGGAAGACCCGATTTTCGTAAAATCGGGTCGTACCGGGTACATGACCGGTTCGATTTCGCCCGAAATTTGCAAGCTCGACCGTCTCACCAACCTTATAGTCGCTGACTGGAAAGGAATATCGGGCGAGATACCCAAGTGTCTcacctctctctcctctctccgaATCCTGGACCTTATCGGAAACAAGTTGACCGGCGAAATTCCGGCCGATATCGGAAATCTCAAGAAGGTTACCGTTCTTAACATCGCCGATAATGCCATATCCGGCCAGATTCCGGCGTCGATTGTTGGTATGTCCAGCTTGATGCACCTTGATCTCCGAAACAATAAAATATCGGGCGAGataccggccgatttcggcaAACTCGGGATGCTGAGTCGGGCGTTGTTGAGCCGAAACCAAATCACTGGTTCAATACCCACTTCCATTTCCCAAATGTACAGGCTTGCCGACTTTGATTTGTCCGAGAACCGGATTTCGGGTCAGATACCGGAACAACTCGGGAAAATGCCGGTTCTTTCGACTCTCAATTTGGATTGCAACTCGGTTTCGGGTCAAATACCGGCCGGTTTGCTAAGCAATACCCGAATGGGTATCTTGAATTTGAGCCGAAACGGTCTTGATGGCAAAATACCGGACGTTTTCGGGTCCAACTCGTATTTCATGGCTCTTGATTTATCGTATAACAGCTTGAAGGGTCCGATACCCGGTTCGTTATCGTCGGCGAAATATATCGGACACTTGGATCTGAGTCACAACCATCTTTGTGGGTCTATTCCTGCTGGGTCACCGTTTGATCACCTTGAAGCGGTGTCGTTTATGAACAATGATTGCTTGTGTGGAAATCCATTGAAGACTTGTTAA